GAGACCCTCCACGGCGGACATCAGCTCCGTGTCCTCGCGGCCGGTGCCCGCCACCAGCCACGGGTGCGCCCGCATCGCCGACGCCACCGTCCGCCCGGGCCCGTCCGCGGCGAGGGCCACCCGGCCGAACGCGCGGGCCAGCGCCGTCAGGGAGAACGCGAACAGCGGCGCGCCGCAGCCGTCGACTCCCGTGTGGACGATCGGCTCGCCCGTCAGCTCCGCGACGGCCGCCGCGATCGCCTGCTGCAGCGGGTGGTCCGGGGTCTCGTAGCCGTCCGTCGGCCAGCCGGCGCGGACGCACGTCGTCAGCATCGCCGTGTGCTTGCCCGAACAGTTCATCATCACGCGCCGCGGCTCGGCGGCGTCGCGCATGCTCGGCACGTGCAGCGGGAAGTCGGGCGGGCACACGAGGTCGTCTTCTCGCAGGCCGGCGGCCTGCAGCAGCTCGAGGACCCGCTTGACGTGCCCCGGCTCACCGGAGTGCGACGCGCACGCCAGCGCGAGGTCTTCGCCGGTGAAGTCCAGGCCGGCCCGCAGCATCCCGACCGCCTGCAGCGGCTTGTTCGACGAGCGCGGGTACACCGGGGAGACCACGTCGCCGAGGGCCAGGCGTGCTTCGCCTTCGGGGCCGGTGACCACGAGCGCGCCGCGGTGGACGCTTTCGACGAAACCGGACCGGACGACTTCGGCGAGGACGGGGTTCGTCACTCGCCGCGCCCGCCCTCGTTCTCCAGCAGCTCGTCCACAGTGGCCGAACCCTGCTGGTAGCGCTTCGCGATCTCCGCGTTGAGCGTGTCCATCACGCCCTGGACCTCGCGCCGGAAGGACGACACCGACAGCTCTTCGCGGGCGTAGGTGTCCAAAGCGGAGGCGAGCTTCTCGTCCGTCAGGGACTCGACGTCGGTCAGGTCGGTGTCGCCGATCAGGGCCTCGGCGTGCCGCCGGTGCTCTCCGGCGCGCGACGGCTCGAGCTGCTGGTGGCGGCCGGACCCCGCCGCCGGGCCCAGCGCGTTGTCCGCCAGGATCGTGGCCAGCTGGTCGACGATGCTCGATTCGCCGCCGGAGCTGCGCCGCGCCTGCTCCGCGCGCACGATGTCGATCCGGGCGTGCAGCAACCGGCGCAGGTAGGACAGGTCCGTCTCTTCCTGCGCGGCTTCGTCGCGCCGCTCGCGCAGCACCTTCAGCGGCAGTTCACCCAGGCCGCTGAGGTACCCCGGGCCGAGCACGCGGTCGATTCGCCGCCTGCCGCCGGGCCGCACTTCGATCACAGCGCAGTTTATCCCGGTTGAGCGTGATCTCGCTGTCAGGGGCTTTCCTTCAGCCACGAAGTTGCGCCGCTGCCGCACGGCCCGGCGCGGGCTGCTCCGACGGGACGGAGTCGGGGTCGATCGCCGCCTGGACGAGGTTGTCCTCGGCGCCGGCCAGCAGCTCCGCGCCCACCGGCGTCGAGCGCTTGACCAGCGCCAACGCGATCGGCCCGAGCTCGTGGTGCTGGATCACCGTGCCGATCCGGCCGACGGTCCGGCCGTCGAGCAGCACCGGGTCGCCGGTTTCGGGCGTGACCTCGGGCGAACCGTCGAGGTGCAGCAGGAGCAGGTTCCGCGGCGGACGGCCCACGTTGTGGACCTTCGACACCGTCTCCTGGCCGCGGTAACAGCCCTTCGCGACGTGGGCGGCGGAGCCGACCCAGTTGACCTCGTGCGGGATCGTGCGCTCGTCGGTGTCGACGCCCAGCCGCGGCCGCAGCGACTCGACGCGCAGCGCGTCGAACACCCAGCTGCCGGCCGCGCGGGCGCCCGCGTCGGTGAGCCGCTTCCACCAGGTGGCGAGCTCGTCGCGCGGTACCGCCAGGTCGACGCTGGAGCGGCCCGGCCACGGCATCCGGCGGGCGAAGCCGCCCCCGGGCAGCGCCGTGACCGCGTACGGCTCCGGGCCGACTTCGGCGCCGACGGCGCTCAGCACGCGCTCGGCGTCCGGGCCGAGCACCGTGAGCAGTGCGAGCTCGCCGGTCGCGTCGCGGATGTCCACCTTGGACCAGAACTTCATGGCTTCGAAGTACTCGCGCAGCGTCTGGGGGCCGCCCTTGGGCAGCGCGCTGGTGACGCTCGGGCCCGGGTCGGTGTCGAGCCAGACGGTGCCGTCGAGGTGCGCGAGCACCATGTGCGCCTCGACGCGGCCCTGGCTGTCGAGCACCAGCGCCTCGGTGCCGGTCCCCTCGGCGAGCTCGGTCACGTGCTGTGAGATCACCAGGTGCAGCCACGAGAGCCGCTCTTCCCCGGTGACGGCGATGAACTCGCGGTGCGAGCGGTCGATCACGACCACACCGCGCGACGCCGTGCGCTGCTCCGCGAACGGGTCGCCCCAGTGCCAGGGGACGCCGGCTTCCGGGAAGTCGTCGGGCGGCGGGATGGATCCGGGCACGTCCAGCAGCGGCGAGCGGTACGGCATACCGCCCAGCCTAGGTGAGTACGGTGGCGGCATGCGCGTGCTCGTCTTCCTCGACGGAACCCCGGCCGATCCCGGCACCGCCCAGATCAAGGTCGACGACCTCGGCCTGATGCGCGGCGACGGCGTCTTCGAGACGATCCTGGTCGTCGACGGCAAGCCCCGTGAACTGCGCCCGCACCTCGAGCGGCTCGCCCGTTCGGCCGCCATGCTCGACCTGCCCGAGCCGGATCTCGGCGCGTGGGAACGCGTCGTCGCGCTGGTGGTCGAGAGGTGGTCCGGCAGCTCCGAAATGGCGCTGAAACTGGTGTACACCAGGGGTTCCGACGGCGACCCCGACGCCGTGCCGACCGGGTTCGCGCTCGGTTCCGAGGTCTCGTCGTCGATCTTGCGGGCCCGCGCCGAAGGCGTCGCCGCGATCACCCTCGAACGCGGTTTCCCGCCGGATCTCGCCGAGCGCGCGCCCTGGCTGCTGCTCGGCGCGAAGCCGCTGTCGTACGCCGTGAACATGGCCGCGGTGCGCGAGGCCGTCCGCCGCGGTGCCGAAGATGTGATTTTCACCGCCGCCGACGGCTCGGTGTTCGAAGGACCGACGTCGACGGTGGTGCTGGCGAAGGGCCGGACGCTCTACACGCCGCCGTCGAGCATCGGCATCCTCCCGGGCACCACGCAGGCCGCGCTGTTCCGCGGCGCCGAGAAGACGGGCTGGACGGTCAAGGTGGAGCCGCTGACCGTGCGTGACCTGGTCGAGGGTGACGGCGTCTTCATGGCCTCGAGCGTGCGCAAGCTGACCCGGGTGCACACGCTGGACGGCGAGCGGCTGCCGGACTCCTCCGCGGTGTACGGCGAGCTCGTGGCGGCCTACGAGGCCGAGTACGCCTGACCCAGGCTGATCCGGACGACGGCGGGGGCGACCTCTTCGGCGCGGTAGGCGGCGATCTTGTGGTGGCCGTCGATGATCAGCTCGCGGTCGCCGTCGGCCAGCACGACCGCGACCGGCCGGTGGCCGGTGCGGATGGCGGTCCGGTAGTAGCCGACGCGGGCTTCGTCGGCAGGCGGCCAGACGTCGGTGGGGGTGAGCAGCTGGTCGTCGGGCAGCCGTTCCGGGCCGCTCACGCGGTAGTCGCCGTCGACGAGCAGGTCGAGGACCGGGCCGAGCGTGGTGGCGAGCGGGCGGCGCAGCTGGCCGGTGGCCAGTGCGATCCGCAGCGACTGGGGCAGCTCCGCCCGCTCCCGCGTGTTCACGTCCAGGAAACCCGTGCCACCGCTGATCGTCACCTTCTCCACGCCTATGAGGACGGGCGACGGCGTGACATGGTTCCAGACCTCACGCAGACGGGTGCACGGCGTGATCTGGGTCTCACCCGCGTGGCGGTACAGGACTTTCAGGACATCCGGAACCGCACCCGAGTGCCCGGCCGGGCCTGCGCGAGCGCGCTCAGCGCACCCGCCCGCACGACGGCCGCGACGGGGTAGCCGCCGGTGGTCGGGTGGTCGGCGAGGAACACCACCGGCAGCCCGTTCGGCGGCACCTGGATCGCCCCGGTGACCACGCCTTCGCTGGGCAGTTCGCCTTCGACGGCCCGGCGCAGCGGCGGCCCGTCGAGGCGCAGGCCGACGCGGTTCGACTCGGCCGTGACCGTCCACCACGCCGACAGCCCGCCGGCCGGGTCGTCGAGCCAGTCGTCGCGGGGGCCGAGCGTCACCGGCACCACGAGTTCGGCCGGTGCCCGGACGGGGACGACGACGTCCGCGCCCGCCGGGATCCCGGGCTCGCCGAGCGGGAGCACGTCTCCGCCCTTCAGCGGTGCGGGCCCGATGCCGGACAGGACGTCGCGCGAGCGGCTGCCCAGCACCGGTTCGACGGCGATCCCGCCGGACACGGCCAGGTAGCAGCGCAACCCGGTCGAAGGAGTGCCGACCGACACCGACTGGCCGGCTCGCACCGGCACCGGAACGTGGGAGCCGAAGGACCGGCCGTCCACGGAAACCGGGACCGCCGGGCCGGTCACCGCGACCGTCGCCGACGCCGTGAGCCGCACCGAAAGACCACCGAGCAGCGCTTCGATGCCCGCGGCCGCCGAGGGGTTGCCCACCAGGCGGTTGGCCAGCCTCAGCGACACCGTGTCGAGTGCTCCGGAAGGTGTCACGCCGAGGTGCGCGTAGCCCGGCCGGCCCAGGTCCTCGACCAGCGCGTACCGCCCGGGGTCGAGGACCTCCAGGGATCTCATCGGACGGCCCGGAAGCGGACGCGGTCGCCCGGCGCGAACAGGGCGGGCGGATCGGCGTGCGGGTCGAACAACGTCGCCGAGGTGCGCCCGAGCAGCCGCCAGCCACCCGGCGACTCGCGCGGGTAGACGCCGGTGAACTCGCCCGCCAGCCCCACCGACCCGGCCGGGACGCGGGTGCGCGGGGACGCCAGCCGCGGCTGCCGCAGCCGCTCCGGAAGTCCGGTCAGGTAGCCGAACCCGGGCGCGAACCCGGTGAACGCGACCGTGTAGACGGCTTCGGTGTGCAGCTCGACAACGGCGTCTGTGGAGAGCCCGGCGTCTTCGGCGACCAGGGTGAGGTCTTCGCCGTCGTAGCGGACGTCGAGCGTGACTTCGCGCGGCTCGCCGGCGGGCGGGTGCCTCAGATCGGCGTCGTCGAGCAGGGTCTTGGCGGCGGCCACACCGCCGATCACCAGCAGGCTGCGCGCGCCGGGAACGAGGTCGACGACGCCCTCGGGGCGGGCGGCGGACACGATCGCGTGGGCCGCCCGCATCTGCTCGAGGGACTCGCAGTCCAGGAGGGCGGCGTCCTCGCCACAGCGCCGCCAGCGCACGGCGTCAGCCGACGACGCGGCGCAGCAGGGCCGAAGAGTGCGGCTGCATCTCCTGGCCCATCATGGCGCGTTCCTCGACGTAGCCGAGGGAGCCTTCGATCAGGCCGTACAGCCGCTGGGCCGCGGTGACGTCCTTCGCCGTGGCCGTGCGGATCACCGCGTCGGTGCCGAGCTCCCAGGACGTCTGGTTGCGCGGCTTGCCGTAGTACAGCTCGACGATGCCGGTGTTGTGGGTGAGCAGCAGCTCGATCGTGTCGTCCTCGTGCGGCCGCCAGAACCCGGACTCGCGGGCAGCCGGGCGGAGGACGTTGCCGTCGTCGTCCAGCAGCCACGCCCGGGACTCGTGGACGAGGAACGGCCGGCCGTCGTGCGAGATCGTCAGCTGCTGCGCGAACTTGCGCGGGCCTTCGATGGTCGGGTAGTCGACCTCGCCCTCACCACGCCAGACGCCGACGAGCGGCAGCAGCGCGAGGCAGGCTTCGTTGAGGTCCGGCCCCTCACGCAGGTTCGCGGTGTCGTTGGGGATGGGCAGGTCGTCCCACAGCGGGAGGTTGCGGGCGCGGGTGCTTTCCGCGCGCATCTCGGCTGCTGCGATGGCGTCGTCGCCGCTGGCGGTCATGGGTCAGCGCTGGTCCGCGTAAAGCCGGTAGACGACGTACACGGCGAACCAGGTGATCGCGACGCCTGCCAGCACGAGCAAGGTCGTAAACAGTGCTTCCACGCCCAGCAGGATAGTCCGCCGCCGCTCAGCCGGCCCGGCGCAGGGTCGCCGCGGTGAGCACGGTCACCGCCGGAAAGCCGTGAAGGCCTCCTTCCCGGCCATAAGAGCCGGTAAGGAGGCCTTCACGGACTACGGGATCAGGCGACCGAGATCGCCAGCTGGTGCAGGCCCGGGCCCTCGGCGGTGACCGAAGCTTCGCCGTTGCCGGTGCGGTGCAGCGCGCGCACCGTCCAGTCACCCGGTGCCGCGTAGAAGCGGAAGTCACCGTCGGCCGAGGAGACGACCTCGCCGGTGAAGTCGCCGCCGCCGTCCAGGAGCCGGACGAACGCGCCGCCGACCGGCCCGTTCGCGCCGGTCACCTTGCCGGCGAGCACGACCTGCCCGCGAGTGTCGTAGTCCGCCGGCGTGGCCTCCTGGACCGGTGCGCCGCAGCTGTCGTCAACCGCCATCACTTGGCTCCCAACTCGACCGGCACGCCGACCAGCGAGCCGTATTCCGTCCACGAACCGTCGTAGTTCTTCACGTCCTCGTAGCCCAGCAGCTCGTGCAGCGCGAACCAGGCGATGGAGGAACGCTCACCGATGCGGCAGTAGGCGATGGTGCCCTTGCCCTCGTCGATGCCCTCGTCCTTGTAGAGCTCCTTGATCTCGTCCTCGGTCTTGAAGGTGCCGTCCTCGTTGGCGACCTTCGCCCAGGGCACGTTCAGCGCGCCGGGGATGTGGCCGGGGACCTGGGACTGCTCCTGCGGCAGGTGCGCCGGGGCGAGCAGCTTGCCGGAGAACTCGTCCGGCGACCGGACGTCGACGAAGTTCTTCGCGCCGATCGACTGGACGACCTCGTCGCGGAAGGCGCGCAGCGACAGGTCCTGGTCCTGGGCCTTGTACTCGGTGGTGTCGCGCTTGACC
This genomic window from Amycolatopsis mongoliensis contains:
- a CDS encoding asparaginase, coding for MTNPVLAEVVRSGFVESVHRGALVVTGPEGEARLALGDVVSPVYPRSSNKPLQAVGMLRAGLDFTGEDLALACASHSGEPGHVKRVLELLQAAGLREDDLVCPPDFPLHVPSMRDAAEPRRVMMNCSGKHTAMLTTCVRAGWPTDGYETPDHPLQQAIAAAVAELTGEPIVHTGVDGCGAPLFAFSLTALARAFGRVALAADGPGRTVASAMRAHPWLVAGTGREDTELMSAVEGLIAKGGAEGVQAFALPDGFAVAMKIDDGAKRACAPLAVEALRYLGADVSGLEGLAHGSVLGGGRPVGEVRVPELRG
- a CDS encoding RsiG family protein codes for the protein MIEVRPGGRRRIDRVLGPGYLSGLGELPLKVLRERRDEAAQEETDLSYLRRLLHARIDIVRAEQARRSSGGESSIVDQLATILADNALGPAAGSGRHQQLEPSRAGEHRRHAEALIGDTDLTDVESLTDEKLASALDTYAREELSVSSFRREVQGVMDTLNAEIAKRYQQGSATVDELLENEGGRGE
- the ygfZ gene encoding CAF17-like 4Fe-4S cluster assembly/insertion protein YgfZ, which translates into the protein MPYRSPLLDVPGSIPPPDDFPEAGVPWHWGDPFAEQRTASRGVVVIDRSHREFIAVTGEERLSWLHLVISQHVTELAEGTGTEALVLDSQGRVEAHMVLAHLDGTVWLDTDPGPSVTSALPKGGPQTLREYFEAMKFWSKVDIRDATGELALLTVLGPDAERVLSAVGAEVGPEPYAVTALPGGGFARRMPWPGRSSVDLAVPRDELATWWKRLTDAGARAAGSWVFDALRVESLRPRLGVDTDERTIPHEVNWVGSAAHVAKGCYRGQETVSKVHNVGRPPRNLLLLHLDGSPEVTPETGDPVLLDGRTVGRIGTVIQHHELGPIALALVKRSTPVGAELLAGAEDNLVQAAIDPDSVPSEQPAPGRAAAAQLRG
- a CDS encoding aminodeoxychorismate lyase; translation: MRVLVFLDGTPADPGTAQIKVDDLGLMRGDGVFETILVVDGKPRELRPHLERLARSAAMLDLPEPDLGAWERVVALVVERWSGSSEMALKLVYTRGSDGDPDAVPTGFALGSEVSSSILRARAEGVAAITLERGFPPDLAERAPWLLLGAKPLSYAVNMAAVREAVRRGAEDVIFTAADGSVFEGPTSTVVLAKGRTLYTPPSSIGILPGTTQAALFRGAEKTGWTVKVEPLTVRDLVEGDGVFMASSVRKLTRVHTLDGERLPDSSAVYGELVAAYEAEYA
- a CDS encoding 5-oxoprolinase subunit C family protein, whose product is MRSLEVLDPGRYALVEDLGRPGYAHLGVTPSGALDTVSLRLANRLVGNPSAAAGIEALLGGLSVRLTASATVAVTGPAVPVSVDGRSFGSHVPVPVRAGQSVSVGTPSTGLRCYLAVSGGIAVEPVLGSRSRDVLSGIGPAPLKGGDVLPLGEPGIPAGADVVVPVRAPAELVVPVTLGPRDDWLDDPAGGLSAWWTVTAESNRVGLRLDGPPLRRAVEGELPSEGVVTGAIQVPPNGLPVVFLADHPTTGGYPVAAVVRAGALSALAQARPGTRVRFRMS
- the pxpB gene encoding 5-oxoprolinase subunit PxpB; translated protein: MRWRRCGEDAALLDCESLEQMRAAHAIVSAARPEGVVDLVPGARSLLVIGGVAAAKTLLDDADLRHPPAGEPREVTLDVRYDGEDLTLVAEDAGLSTDAVVELHTEAVYTVAFTGFAPGFGYLTGLPERLRQPRLASPRTRVPAGSVGLAGEFTGVYPRESPGGWRLLGRTSATLFDPHADPPALFAPGDRVRFRAVR
- a CDS encoding FABP family protein; the protein is MTASGDDAIAAAEMRAESTRARNLPLWDDLPIPNDTANLREGPDLNEACLALLPLVGVWRGEGEVDYPTIEGPRKFAQQLTISHDGRPFLVHESRAWLLDDDGNVLRPAARESGFWRPHEDDTIELLLTHNTGIVELYYGKPRNQTSWELGTDAVIRTATAKDVTAAQRLYGLIEGSLGYVEERAMMGQEMQPHSSALLRRVVG
- a CDS encoding DUF1416 domain-containing protein, coding for MAVDDSCGAPVQEATPADYDTRGQVVLAGKVTGANGPVGGAFVRLLDGGGDFTGEVVSSADGDFRFYAAPGDWTVRALHRTGNGEASVTAEGPGLHQLAISVA
- a CDS encoding sulfurtransferase, with the protein product MSREDVLVTTQWAEENLDTPGVVFAEVDEDTTAYDAGHIRGAVKFDWRNDLQDGVRRDFVSKEGFEKLLSEKGISNDDLVILYGGNNNWFAAYAYWYFKLYGHDKVKLLDGGRKKWELDGRELNSDEVKRDTTEYKAQDQDLSLRAFRDEVVQSIGAKNFVDVRSPDEFSGKLLAPAHLPQEQSQVPGHIPGALNVPWAKVANEDGTFKTEDEIKELYKDEGIDEGKGTIAYCRIGERSSIAWFALHELLGYEDVKNYDGSWTEYGSLVGVPVELGAK